In Cucurbita pepo subsp. pepo cultivar mu-cu-16 chromosome LG04, ASM280686v2, whole genome shotgun sequence, the following are encoded in one genomic region:
- the LOC111792558 gene encoding uncharacterized protein LOC111792558, translated as MAMNHTPSIPSMLSRDQLFHLFNRFSVIVSLSDVKKRIADAVRDDNQGAVAVTTAIQEEIFSEMGIDSRFGISCLGKVNSFYENDLELMVRFYKFVAAEEMACDEAELEPYEFAEKMNNEHQLHKMQLEMLKHMRTLHSDDQSAILDKLHEQLESAEFDSSASIMSLEEIQEIVQTKGVSSQSVS; from the exons ATGGCGATGAACCATACCCCTTCTATTCCTTCTATGCTCTCTAGAGACCAATTGTTTCATCTTTTCAATCGCTTTTCTGTCATCGTTTCCCTCTCTG ATGTGAAGAAACGGATTGCTGATGCTGTTAGGGATGATAATCAG GGAGCTGTAGCTGTGACAACCGCTATTCAGGAAGAGATATTTTCTGAAATGGGAATTG ATTCACGATTCGGCATATCCTGCTTAGGGAAAGTGAATTCGTTTTACGAGAACGATCTCGAGTTGATGGTTCGTTTCTACAAGTTCGTTGCAGC GGAAGAGATGGCATGTGATGAAGCAGAGCTTGAACCATATGAGTTTGCTGAAAAGATGAACAATGAACACCAACTACACAAAATG CAACTCGAGATGTTGAAACACATGCGCACGTTACACTCGGACGACCAGTCCGCTATTCTCGATAAG TTACACGAGCAGCTGGAGAGTGCAGAATTCGACAGTTCGGCGTCGATTATGTCATTGGAAGAGATTCAAGAGATCGTTCAAACGAAAGGTGTCTCTAGTCAGTCCGTCAGTTAA